CAGTGCTAAAATCCCCATAAATACGATATTGTCAATTTTCAAGCTTTCCTCATAAGCCGGAGGTCGAGGGTTCGAGCCCCTCTCTTGACACCACTTATTCTTCACAAATCCTTATACTATCGAACTTTCCAACAACTCATCTATAACTTTTAATTATTGTTTCTGGAGTCGGAGGTCTTAAATTTTGACTCATTTTTGGCTCAAAAAAGACTCAGCTTTTATTTTCACCTTTTGTTTAGCATCATTGAAGCATGTAATAGAAAACTTTTTTTAAGATTTTTGTAACCCGTCCAACCCGTGATATAGCGATAATCTTTGAGCGAAATTTTCCTACCATCATTAATCCGTTTACATAACCTCTGTGTACTATTTGAAAATAGTATAATTTGACTTTAATTTTGTGTCTACAAACTTAGATTATTCCAACAAAGGAATTTAATGAGTAGAATGAAACATCTCTTGGAGCCAGATATGGTTGAAAAAATCATTTCGCTCAATGGCTATATTGAAATTAATAATTTAAGACAGTTAAAGTTGTTGGATGCTAAGACCTTGTCTAAAAAAATGAATGACTATAAACTACCTACATTTTCTGAGTCTGACATTTATAACTTGTGGTATCTTGGCTTTATTAATGCAGAGGCAATTTATGCTAAATACTCTGTCAATATTCCCAATTTAAAATATGTTGGCGAAAATGACGATGGCTTTAAAGTATATGTTGATCAGAGAAAGCCTATTGTTTTAGAAAAATATTTGAGTGCTTTTCTCAATATTCCAAAAAATGATGAATCTCTCATGCTTTATTTTCATCCTTATAGATGCTTTGTACTATATGAACTTGCAACAAAATATTTTAGTTCAGGGGCTGTACCATCATATTTAATGCAAAATTCTGAAGGCTACATTCAAGTGATTCAAGGTCACCTAGAACGTTTTGAAAAAAATATGCAAAATAGTATTGCAAAAGATATTCTGTATTATTTAAACACTTTAGTTTCTTTGTCTGCAATTATTGAGCCTACAACACATCGCATCGTTTATGAAAAAATATCAATACGCTATCCTCATTCCTTTGAACAAATGGTAGTAGAGCTAGAAAAACTTCGAGACCGAGTGGTTGAATTACTTCTAGAGATTGGAGAAGATAGGCTTGTGTATTACAAAAATGAGTTTTGTCAAGCGGTAGATTCTCTAGATAGCAATAATAACTTGCACCTCTTAATTCGCTTAATGAGAAGTGATAGACGCAGCAAGTTAAAAGGACAGATTGCTGCAGCTATGCAATTGAAAGAAGCTTCTGAAGGTTTTAGGAGACTCATGGAATTTATGTATGAAAAAAATTTTCCAGAAGAAGATGCTTGTGGCTATGCAACAGTGAATCAAGAACATAAAAAAAAGATATATGGTAATACTAAAATTTTAGATGGCGAAAGGAACACATCAAATTTATTTATCCGTAGTTTAGGGCTGGATTTTGGACTTAAAGTCAATGTCTATGTTGAAGGTGAAACAGAGTTTGGTGCTATAAAATCTATTTTTGAAAATGAAAACCGTGTAGCGATTATCAATTTAGGTGGCAATTTTGTTGAAAAGAGAGTCGTAGCATTTAGAGAAAGTTTGCGAAAGGATATTAGCATGCAGATATATAGCTTCATTATGTTGGATGGAGACCGAAAAGATAATATTAGAGTTGTGAAAAAAGCAGCTGAAGATGGAGATTTATTTGGTGAATTTATTGTATCTGACCCTGATTTCGAGTATGGCAATTTATCAATAAATGAATTATGTGAGGTTGTTTCTATTGAAACTGGTGAGAGGCTGAATGTCATAAAAGAGGCATTCATTGATGTAGTAACAACGTGTAAGTCAGGAAAAAAATTCTTTGAAGTTTTACATGAACAATATCCCGATTTGAAAAAAATTGACAAAGGCGAAGCATGGGGAAAGGCTCTTGCGGAGTATATATTAGAATATCACTGCGAAAAAAATGAAAAACCTTTTGTTCATTTGGTTCAGATGATTCGTCGTGTATTGAATTCGAGTTCATATAAATACGATTTTGAAAGTTTAAAACCTGATAGTATTACAGGACGATTGGTTAATAAATCACAGTGAGGGATAAATTTTTAACTCTCTTAACTCAACAAAATTTCCAGTGCAACATTAGAAATCTATTTAAAATAATAATGGTGCGGACAAATAGCTATATTCAAGCCAAGTTTGATACAGTGATGTTAAAATAACCCATTTCGGAGTCGTAGTGGCATCAAGTAAACGGTAAAATTAAGCAAGTATTCTTACAAAGTATAGTTTGTTTTAGGCTTGCAACATAATCAACATAAGGAATTCAAAATGAGTGATAATACAAAAAAAATGGTTCGTTTAGCGATGGCTTTCATCTGTTTTGGCTCATCCGTTTTAGCAGAAGAGATTGGCTCGGTCAATACGGCTTTTGTGTTACTCGGGGCTAATCATAAAATTGTGATAGAAGCGTTTGATGACCCCAAAATACCAGGTGTTTCGTGTCATCTTTCGCGTGCAAAAACGGGCGGTATCAAAGGCTCTTTTGGTATCGCGGAAGATACGGCGGATGCTTCTATCGCGTGCAGGCAAACAGGCGTTATTGCATTGTCTGCGGAGATTCAGTCCAAAAAGAGTGATGGCGAACGTGTCTTTAAAGAGTCAACATCGTTACTGTTCAAGCATGTGCAAGTCGTTCGATTTTACGATGCAAAACGCAATACGCTTATCTACCTGACGTACTCCGACAAACTCATTGATGGCTCACCCAAAAATGCGATTTCAACGGTACAGATCACCAATAGTATTTTTGAAAAATAACCATATACGCGTCTAAAAAAGCGTGATTGAAGAAGAAAAAACACTCAGAATGGGGGCAATCTGAGTGTTGAAATTTAACTTTGGAAGATCATTACAAAACAAATTGGCGTTTTTGTTTTGCAATGAAAGTATAAGCACGAAGTTTGAATGGTTTGATAACCTAGTGTGAACCGAATGTTAATCACGCTTACATGTAAAGAGGTCGAATGGCTAGTTAATGGTTCTTAAAGAAGAGAAGGAGGGGTTGGTTTGCTGAAAAGATAGCCTTGGAAGTAACGACATCCCATGTCACGCAATCTTTGGT
Above is a genomic segment from Sulfurospirillum halorespirans DSM 13726 containing:
- a CDS encoding CreA family protein; this translates as MVRLAMAFICFGSSVLAEEIGSVNTAFVLLGANHKIVIEAFDDPKIPGVSCHLSRAKTGGIKGSFGIAEDTADASIACRQTGVIALSAEIQSKKSDGERVFKESTSLLFKHVQVVRFYDAKRNTLIYLTYSDKLIDGSPKNAISTVQITNSIFEK